CCCGGGCGGCACAGCGGAAAGCGGACCCCTTCGTCCATCCTCGCGGCGTCCGGGTCGAGCTCGACCGCTGCGTCCCAGAAGAACCGCATGAGCTCCATCCTTCCGGCGTAATCCCAGACGTACGCCCCAATCGTGCCCGCGTTGCTCGTTACTCTCGTCATCTCGGCCAGGGCGGCGCGCGGGTCCGGGACGAAGTTCAAGACCAGCCCCGAGACCACCACATCGACCGACGCGTCGCCCAGCTGGATCTCCGTCGCACTGCCTCGGTGAAGCGCCGCCAGGCCCGCGAGATGCTCTCTCGCACTCCTGAGAAATCCCTCCGAGGGCTCGACGCCAGCGACCGACGACGGCGAGCCGTGCTCGACAATCGCCGCGCAAAGCGCTCCCGTACCGCATCCCACGTCCAGCCATCTCCGCCCGGCTGGAATGGCCAACCACGAGAGAAACAGCGGCGCGATCCGACGGCTCCACCGGCCGACATACTGCTCGTAGGGGTTCCCACGCTCCCACGTGTCGGATACGTGCGTGTGGTCCATCGGTCACATCCTTCTACGTATCATTCGACTGTTGCGGACTTTCGAACAACCGCCAGCGCCGGCGGATGCGCGAGCGTTTGGTACACAACGCAATACCTCTCCGTCAGGCGCAGGAGAGTGGCAAGCTGCTCCTCCGAGGCATCGGTGTCGAGCGTGATCTGGAGCCGTATGTCCTGGAAGCCGACGGGAACCTCCTTTGACAGGCCCAGAGTTCCGCGGAAGTCGAGATCACCTTCTGCCAGGAGTGAGGCGTCTCGCAACTCGATGCCGAGTGCCGTGGCGACGGCATTGAGAGTCACGCCAGCGCAGGCCACCAGAGCCTCGAGCAGCATGTCGCCTGAGCACGCGCTCTGGCCACTCCCGCCCGTGGCGGGATGCAACCCCGCCACGACGAGCGCCTTGCCTGTCTCGATCTTGCAGCTGACGCCCTCACCGAGACGCCCCTGTGCGCGCAGGGTGATGAACGCGGCGTCCGGCGCCTCGCGGTAACGCTCTTTCAGAGGCGTCTGGACCGACCGCAACTCTTCCGCATTCATGACGAACTCCCCTCTCGACTCACCCGTGACGCCCAGCCGCCGGATGGTCATAGGCCGATTCCGCCTCGTCAACAGCTCTCGCGCCGACCTGGCCATGCACCGATCGTACCACTCCGGTGGGCGCGTTCTTGTCCGCCGAACGTGGCTGGATCCCTTCACGGAACCAGGGCGAACGCGCGGACGGGGCTGCCGTCCATGCCGTCGAGCTTGAGGGGCGCCGCGAAGAACTGAGCGCCGCGCCGTGGGAGAGTGCGCAGGTTGACGACGTGCTCCACGATCAGAACGTCGTGGCCCAGGATCTCGCGGTGCACCTTGAAGCCGATGGGATCAAAGTCAGCGAAACGTGCGTCATACTCCTCAAAGAAGTCGAATACGATGGCCCGCGGGTGCTGGGCGACGAGCCACCGGGCTGCGTCCAGCGTGAGGTACGGGGAGTCCGTCCAGTAGTCGTCGTGCCCCCACCGCCGCTCCGACCAATGGCTGTAGAGGACGACGATGTCACCTCCTCGCACGTCGCGCCCGACCGCCTCGAGGTGCCCGCGATCGACCGCCTCGTTGGCCGCGACTTCGCCGAGGTCCAGCACCACGGCCTCGCCGACGAGGCGGTCGAGCTCGACCTCGGCGATCTCCCGCTTCCCTGTGAGCGCGTGGCAGGGGGCGTCGACGTGCGTGCCCGTGTGGATGCAGAGATTCCGGATGAAGCCGATGCGAACCATCTCCTGGCTCTGCGTCGAGGGCCGGACGACGGTCTCCAGCTTCGGCCGATTACTACGAAGCGCCGGCGGCACCCCCATCGTCGGCGACGTGAGCACACTGAGGTCGACTAGCGCCATCGCTCGTTCCCTCCTTCGGGTTCACGGCCTTCCCGGGCCTCTGGGGCCAGGCTCACCTCACGCGAGCGCTACTCCTGTCCTGCTCCGCGGCCGGAGTGCGAGCGAGCGCGGCGAGATCGCGGAAAATGCTCGCATTCGGCCAGAACCGGCCAAACCGGAAGCGCGGATCTTGACCTGAGTCGGGACGCACTATCTGACTGTATCGTCGGCGCGTAGCAGCACTGATTGGGGGATCGTGAGGCCGATGGCTCTGGCGGTCTTCACGTTGATCACCAATTCGAATTTCGTCGGCCGCTCGATCGGCAAGTCACCCGGCAAAGTCCCATTCAGGATCTTGACCGCATAAGCGGCCGCGCGCCGGCACAGATCGGCATAACTCGCGCCGTAGCTCATCAGGCCGCCGACATGGACATATTCCGAGACATTGTAGATCGCCGGGATTCGGAGTGCCGCCGCCAACTCAGTGAGGCGCACCCTGTTGGTAAAGAACAGCGGATTTTCGATGACGATGAGCGCGTCGGGGCGCCGTGTCCGGATGCTCGCGAACGCGCGATCGAAATCCTCCACTCGCGGAGACTCCTCCGTCACGAGTGCAACGCCGAGAACTTTCGCCGCGCGCTCGGTTTCTGCCAGCTGCTCCGCCACGCCTGCTGCCGATGGGGCCAAGAAATACAGAGCGGCGATGCGCTTGGTCCTCGGGAACGCCTCCTTGAGCAATTCCATGCGCTTGGCCGACAGCTCGGTATGGGTACTGGTCAAGCCCGTCATGTTCCCGCCGGGATGCGCGAAGCTCTGGCCGAACCCCTGGCCTACCGGATCGGGTGCCAGCGCAAATACGATCGGTATCGTGGTACCGGACCTCTTGGCAGCCTGCGCAGCGACACCCGATGGCGCGAACAACAGGTCAATCTTCCGCGCCAGCAACTCGGCGACGAGCGCGGGGAGCCGGTCCAGTTTTCCCTCGGCCCAGCGCGGCTCGAGGATGACGTTCTTTCCGTCGGTGTACCCGAGTTCGCCCAGGCCGCGCACGAACGCATCGAGTTGCCCCTGGCTGGACTTGACGGTGCCATTGGTGAGGAAGCCGATGCGCCAGATCTTGGTCTGTTTCTGCGCAAAGGCCACCCGCGGCACTGCGAGTAGCGCAGCGCCGGTCAGCACGATCTTTCTGCGTGGAATCTTGCTCACAATCGGCCTCCCTGGAACCGCTGGAGTCTCCATTCCTGGCCCATCCCCTCCGCCCTGGCGTCACGACAGGAACATCCGGTCCACTACCGGACTCCGGACGGCGCCTGGCCCCCGGTTGAGGACCCGGGTACAGATCATGGTGCTCCGCACGTCTCGGTGCCCCAGGCATTCCGGGCGGGCCGGCCGTCATGGCCGTCGTCCGGCAGATGGGTCGCGAGCGCGTGCTGGAGGGTCTGGGCGGCTGTCGCGCTCGACCATCACCATCGCACTCGGTGAGCCGCCTCCCGCCTCCGGCCCGGCGAGGCCAGGGCCGTTCCCAGGCAGGCTAGAAGCCGGCGGGGCTGGCTGTCAAGGCCCCTCGACCGGCGTGCAGAATCCGCTTGACCTTACCCCACGGGGCAGGGTCTACGCTGCTCCCATGGCACGCGATGGCCTGTTGATCGGGGAAGTAGCGGCGAAGAGCGGAGTCAGCCGGAAGGCGCTCCGCCTCTACGAGAAGGCCGGCATCCTTCCGCCCTCGCGTCGTACCGCGTCGGGCTACCGCGTGTATGGCCCCGACACGCTGGCGCTCCTCGGGTTCGTCACGCAAGCGCGGCGCCTCGGTTTCCGACTGGACGAGATCAAGCGCATCGTGGCGCTCAAGCGGTCAGGTCGAGCGCCATGCAAGCACGTCCTGGACCTCGTTCGCGTGAAGCTCGAGAACATCGAACAGGCGCTCACGGACCTGGCAGAAGTGCGTGGGCAGCTTCGCGGGCTGCTACGGTCCTGGCCGTCCCGACGATACCGTTCTGCCGCTGTCTGTCCCTGCATCGAACATCTGACAGTCGTGAAGGGAGGGAGGTGACCACCATGGCGAACTACAAAGTGACCCTGTGCCCGGCCGGCTGCGGCCAGTGCCCGGATGTAGAGATCGCTGGTAGCGAGGTGCGGATCGGGGAAACGGGCAACCTCGCCGTCCTCAAGAAGGACGAGTGGAACCGGCTCGTTGACCTGATTCAGTCGGGCCAGCTGGCGAGGATCTGACTGGCGGCGGGTCAGCCGCGCGATTGCGGACCACGCGCGGTTGACCCGCTTCCTCCACAGTCGGCGCCTTAGGGCTCGCCCAGCCAGTAGCCGAATTGACCTGACTTGACGAAGACGCCTTCGCCGAG
This region of Candidatus Rokuibacteriota bacterium genomic DNA includes:
- a CDS encoding class I SAM-dependent methyltransferase, producing MDHTHVSDTWERGNPYEQYVGRWSRRIAPLFLSWLAIPAGRRWLDVGCGTGALCAAIVEHGSPSSVAGVEPSEGFLRSAREHLAGLAALHRGSATEIQLGDASVDVVVSGLVLNFVPDPRAALAEMTRVTSNAGTIGAYVWDYAGRMELMRFFWDAAVELDPDAARMDEGVRFPLCRPGALVDLFTSTGLQGVEVRAIDTPTPFARFEDYWQPFLGGQGPAPAYAMSLEETARVRLRDHIRARIPVAADGSISLTARAWAIRATVAK
- a CDS encoding cyclase family protein, with amino-acid sequence MALVDLSVLTSPTMGVPPALRSNRPKLETVVRPSTQSQEMVRIGFIRNLCIHTGTHVDAPCHALTGKREIAEVELDRLVGEAVVLDLGEVAANEAVDRGHLEAVGRDVRGGDIVVLYSHWSERRWGHDDYWTDSPYLTLDAARWLVAQHPRAIVFDFFEEYDARFADFDPIGFKVHREILGHDVLIVEHVVNLRTLPRRGAQFFAAPLKLDGMDGSPVRAFALVP
- a CDS encoding MerR family transcriptional regulator: MARDGLLIGEVAAKSGVSRKALRLYEKAGILPPSRRTASGYRVYGPDTLALLGFVTQARRLGFRLDEIKRIVALKRSGRAPCKHVLDLVRVKLENIEQALTDLAEVRGQLRGLLRSWPSRRYRSAAVCPCIEHLTVVKGGR
- a CDS encoding ABC transporter substrate-binding protein; this encodes MSKIPRRKIVLTGAALLAVPRVAFAQKQTKIWRIGFLTNGTVKSSQGQLDAFVRGLGELGYTDGKNVILEPRWAEGKLDRLPALVAELLARKIDLLFAPSGVAAQAAKRSGTTIPIVFALAPDPVGQGFGQSFAHPGGNMTGLTSTHTELSAKRMELLKEAFPRTKRIAALYFLAPSAAGVAEQLAETERAAKVLGVALVTEESPRVEDFDRAFASIRTRRPDALIVIENPLFFTNRVRLTELAAALRIPAIYNVSEYVHVGGLMSYGASYADLCRRAAAYAVKILNGTLPGDLPIERPTKFELVINVKTARAIGLTIPQSVLLRADDTVR
- a CDS encoding OsmC family protein — protein: MNAEELRSVQTPLKERYREAPDAAFITLRAQGRLGEGVSCKIETGKALVVAGLHPATGGSGQSACSGDMLLEALVACAGVTLNAVATALGIELRDASLLAEGDLDFRGTLGLSKEVPVGFQDIRLQITLDTDASEEQLATLLRLTERYCVVYQTLAHPPALAVVRKSATVE